Proteins found in one Tsukamurella paurometabola DSM 20162 genomic segment:
- a CDS encoding APC family permease: MPGAASASGDQSNQEGLEDKGLAPGKVGLLDGVVLGISTVAPGYTLTASIGLIVAAVGLKMPAIFIAGFIPMFLTAYAYRELNSRLPDCGASFTWSTKAFGPYVGWMCGWGMVLATIIVLSNLAAIAVEYFYLFIAQLTGNESIAELSQNTAVNIATTLAFIAVATWIAGRGITTSEKLQYVLVGFQLVVLVAFAAFAIAKSTSAPTGLAFSIDWFNPFTGVTIAAFVVGVTGSIFAFWGWDTCLTLGEESKDPHKVPGRAGLLAVITILLTYLLVAVAVMMYAGVGSEGLGLGNPDNAENVFRPLADPVMGTSGGLLLFLAIFASSAASLQTTFLPAARTMLAMGAYGAFPRKLASIHPRYLVPTYATVVAGITTSVFYTAVKLLSERALVDTIAALGIMICWYYSITAFACVWYFRRELFASAHNVIYKLVFPLIGGLMLAAVFLVSLQESLDPGNGSGAELFGIGLVFYIGFGLLLLGTMLMLVRRARHPAFFRGKTLSWDAPSGASSPDTGRG, translated from the coding sequence GTGCCGGGCGCGGCGAGCGCGTCCGGCGATCAGTCGAACCAGGAAGGCCTCGAGGACAAGGGCCTTGCCCCCGGCAAGGTCGGCCTCCTCGATGGTGTCGTCCTCGGGATATCCACCGTGGCACCCGGTTACACGCTCACGGCGAGCATCGGGCTGATCGTCGCCGCAGTGGGTTTGAAGATGCCCGCGATCTTCATCGCGGGTTTCATTCCGATGTTCCTCACCGCATACGCCTACCGCGAGCTCAACTCCCGGCTGCCCGACTGCGGTGCTTCATTCACCTGGTCCACCAAGGCCTTCGGCCCGTACGTCGGTTGGATGTGCGGGTGGGGCATGGTGCTCGCCACGATCATCGTGCTCTCCAACCTCGCGGCAATCGCCGTCGAGTACTTCTACCTGTTCATCGCCCAACTGACGGGCAACGAATCCATCGCCGAGTTATCGCAGAACACGGCCGTCAACATCGCGACCACGCTTGCCTTCATCGCCGTCGCGACGTGGATCGCCGGCCGCGGCATCACCACCAGCGAGAAGCTGCAATACGTGCTCGTCGGGTTCCAGCTCGTCGTGCTCGTGGCGTTCGCCGCGTTCGCGATCGCCAAATCCACCTCGGCGCCCACCGGCCTGGCGTTCTCGATCGACTGGTTCAACCCGTTCACGGGAGTCACCATCGCCGCCTTCGTCGTCGGCGTCACCGGCTCGATCTTCGCGTTCTGGGGGTGGGATACCTGCCTCACTCTCGGCGAGGAATCGAAGGATCCGCACAAGGTACCCGGCCGGGCCGGCCTGCTGGCCGTGATCACCATCCTGCTGACCTACCTGCTGGTCGCGGTGGCGGTGATGATGTACGCGGGGGTGGGATCCGAGGGCCTCGGCCTGGGCAACCCCGACAACGCGGAGAACGTCTTCCGGCCACTGGCCGATCCGGTGATGGGCACCTCCGGTGGCCTGCTGTTGTTCCTCGCCATCTTCGCGTCGTCGGCGGCGAGCCTGCAGACCACGTTCCTCCCAGCAGCGCGCACCATGCTCGCGATGGGGGCGTACGGCGCGTTCCCCCGTAAGCTCGCGTCGATCCATCCCAGGTATCTGGTTCCGACCTACGCCACCGTGGTCGCGGGGATCACCACCAGCGTCTTCTACACCGCGGTCAAGCTTCTCTCCGAACGGGCCCTGGTCGATACCATTGCGGCGCTGGGAATCATGATCTGCTGGTACTACAGCATCACCGCCTTCGCGTGCGTCTGGTACTTCCGGCGGGAACTGTTCGCCAGCGCCCACAACGTGATCTACAAGCTGGTGTTCCCCTTGATCGGCGGACTCATGCTCGCCGCTGTCTTCCTCGTCTCGCTGCAGGAGAGCCTCGATCCCGGCAACGGCAGCGGTGCCGAGCTGTTCGGCATCGGCTTGGTGTTCTACATCGGCTTCGGCCTGCTTCTGCTCGGCACGATGCTGATGCTGGTGCGACGGGCCCGCCATCCCGCGTTCTTCCGGGGCAAGACCCTCAGTTGGGATGCACCGAGCGGCGCCTCATCGCCCGATACCGGCCGAGGGTGA